A stretch of DNA from Vanrija pseudolonga chromosome 6, complete sequence:
TCGGTCGACGTGCCGCGCGGCAGGGACtcggcggcaggcagcgcgggctcgacgaggccggcacGCACGCTGCGGCTCCACTTCGAGTCGGAGGCGTACGGTTCCGCCTCGGTGCCCTGCACCACGGCCcagaggtcggcgaggaggaagtaCTCTTCCATGGTGTCGCACCACGACGGGAaggtcgcggcgccgaggaggcgtgacgggccggcggggaggccttgggcgtcgagcgacatggcgtgcggtgcggtggGGGATGTGTtcgcggccgacggcggaGGCAGGTGTGCGGCTGGGCCGGAGGGgtgagagggagagggagagggcggGGGGAtacgcccgccgccgagagtCAGGCCCAGCGagccggcggggaggaggtcgaggtgtgGTGTTGGCGATACTGGCGTTGGCAGTGATGACatggcgcggcggtgggtgggtggggcgagGATTGGAGGTGCAGCTATGTGCAGTGCAGGACCGTGCGTAGCACAACAGTCGTCGCTGTCTCGTCGCCCGACCACtcacgcccccgccccaccaccctcctTTGTTGACAAAACTACCGACGTGGGCGCCGTACAGGGTCGCGGCGGAGGtcggtggcgatggcgacggcggcgtcactCTCGCACCAAAACATGGATGTCGCGTGCGTCGTGctgcgccacgcgccacatGCCACTGTGCGTGCCACGCGAGGCtgtcgcgacgacgtcggcgtcggacgTCGAGACGAGGGGCCCCTACCGCAGCATTACACCACCTGCATTATAGTCTAGATATCTACCTGCTCAGTCCTCGCCCCGGCGGTGCAGCACCGCCAGCTCAAGCTCCATCTCGGACACAAACTCGTCGAGATACCCCCTCTCCCACCTTGTCCACAGCCAGCCAATGTAGAGGAACGTtgcaccggcggcgccgacgacgaatGCGACGAGCGTGAAGATGGGCTGGATCCACGGCTTGGGCTGCCACGCGCTGCCGATcgtgaggccgagcgcgatcaCTATCGCGAGGGGCACGAGCAGCGTCAGCTTGGTGCCGTAGCTCGCTGCTTCGCGCGTGTACGCCTTGATGTTGGTGACCGCCGCGCGGATCGCGCTGGCCGTCGCGCCAGACGAGTGggcacgcgcgagctcgtACGCTGATGTCGGGGACGGGGGCACGTGCGAGTCCTCCGCGTCGAGtgagagcagcggcgccgtggcgctgTAGTGCGTCTTTGGGGTCATCGGCTCGTCATGCCCCCGCGGGCCTGCTGAcccctcgccctctggcgccgcagcgtcaATCTTGAACGTCGACGTCAGGCCAAAGTGGTCCGAGTAGGAAAAGTTCTCCCCCGGcacgagcgagtcgaggacAACCTTCGACTCGGCGCAGTGGACCCGGTGAGCGCCGGTGGGGCCGCGGTAGAAGATGTAGTCTAGTCTCTTGCCGCCCTGCGCTGCGATACCCGCGGGGATCGGCTTGCCGTGCGACCACGAGTTGAGCGGCGAGTCGCACGTCACCCCGAGCGTCGTGAGCGCCTGGGCAGCCTGCAGGCcgacgggggcggggtcgTTGGCGTGCGGGTGGGTCTCGAGGAACGAGTCGGTCAGGCCGCCGTAGGTGCGTAGCAGCGAGATTGGCAGCGAAAAGGGCTGCGAGTTGAAGTCGCCCATCTGGGGGTGTGAGTACAAGCACACACTTCTCGCGTGGCCAGCACCAAGCCAGGCCGACTCACCACAAACACCCAGTGCCCCCTTGCCGCGCTCCCCCGCACCTCCGTGGCGAGCTGCCACGCCTGCGTAATCCTGTGCGTCTGGCGCGTCTCGggcccgccctcgcccgccgcgtgcATGTGTGTGTCCCACACCTCGATTGGGCCGAGCGTCGGGTGatcgagcacggcgcgtgCAGCCGCCTTGTTGACGAAAAAGTCGCCCGCGATCACCTCGCTCGGCCGGCCGGAGAGGTTATACGGCAGCgcgtgcgcctcgaggaAGGGCAGGCGggagaagacggcgaggccggagCCTAGTGCGCCGCTGGGGTTGTCAGCTGGTCTGGTCTGGTCTGGTCACGACGGGCGACGGACGGCGCTAGCTTGCACGTGTGTGCCATGGTACACTACGGCGTAGGTGGGTCATTccacaccgcgccgccgccaccggcaccgacgaggtgctcgctgcgctcgcacACAGGCCACTTACGTGTGGTAGAACCGCGAGTACGGTAACACCCcctgcacgtcgtcgcggaaCTGCACAAACTCCTCGTGGATCCATATCTCCTGCAGGCAGACGACGTCGTAGTCGGACTCTCGGAGGTAGTTTGCGATGGCGGcgaagcgcggcgcgcggagcTTGGAGATGAACGCCAGGCCCCTGCGGAGGCGTTAGCTTGATCGCGGTGTCGAACAACGCACCAGACGTTGAGCGAGAGGATCTTGAGCTCGCTGCTATTACTGTCGCtcatggtgtgggtggttgcAAGTTGGGACAATGATGGGGCATGGAGCTGTGTTGGCCTTTCTTGCTTGGGCCGACGTCATTAGCTTGCTTGGCTGGGCCGACTCTCGACTTGTCTTAACGGGAGGGCTGAATACGGTGCGAGACGAGGGAAGAAACTTGTGAAGAAGACACACAAACTCAGTCGCGAAGACGCATcgcgcgatggcgagcacgcGAGTATGCACAAAGACAACACGTTCATCGGCACTAGGCCATCGGTACAACAGcacaccaccagcagcgcacGAGCAAGCCCGTACGCCGCACTACAAATGTCGGCCGCCAACACCCCCAGCACCGGCAcaccgcccgtcgtcgcgccgcagaTCCTTGCGGAACGGGCACCTCGGGGCGCAGTGTACAGGGCTAATAGGAGCGCGCCAGCTTGGCTATCGCTGGGCAGACCAGAGCCCCTGCGAAGAGGCCCTCCGTTTAGGTCTTGGAGACGGGAACGCGAGACCCAACATCGAGAGTGGGAGGGAATCGAACTTTTATGTCTCTGCGCGGGGCGTTAGCGGCCTGTGGGCTGTGCGCGCGGAGGGGGTGGATGGAGGGGGAGCCTGCGAGCTGCTGTCCCCACCATACTAGCACAAACTCACCCGTGGATTTTGTTCGAAGAGTAACTCGTGGATGCACACGCCGCCAACTTTTATGCCTGGCTGCAGAGTGGCAGAGGGGCGAAGGAAGGTCCCATCGCGCATGTTTGCTTCCGCTTCCGTCAACATGTGATGGCGCGACTGATGGAACCGCGCCTATTCGCAAGCCTAATCACCCCCATTACCCCGCATTTGCCGTTTACGTAGCTCTGGTTGAAACATGGCGACGGATGGTAAACAGCAAGCAGCCAGGCCAGGCTACGGAGGCATGCCGACAGACGCCGttgaccgcgccgccgccgccgccagtgaaCGCCTCGAGCACAAGCTCCCTCCTTGTTGAGATCCCTTCATTCATCACAAAGTATAGCATTAAACTAAACAGAGACGCGAGACGTGCACGCGACTCTCAACAATGCCAACATCATCCATCAACCGCATAAGACACGACTCGATGCAGAGCGCATCCAGTCTAGGTTGGCCAAGGCCACCAAGCCCCACAGTAAgtctccgcgcgcgcggcacgtTCGTCATCATCGGCCGACAagcggctgtcgtcgccgccgccgcagcgctcGGGCGG
This window harbors:
- the css1 gene encoding Inositol phosphosphingolipids phospholipase C codes for the protein MSDSNSSELKILSLNVWGLAFISKLRAPRFAAIANYLRESDYDVVCLQEIWIHEEFVQFRDDVQGVLPYSRFYHTGALGSGLAVFSRLPFLEAHALPYNLSGRPSEVIAGDFFVNKAAARAVLDHPTLGPIEVWDTHMHAAGEGGPETRQTHRITQAWQLATEVRGSAARGHWVFVMGDFNSQPFSLPISLLRTYGGLTDSFLETHPHANDPAPVGLQAAQALTTLGVTCDSPLNSWSHGKPIPAGIAAQGGKRLDYIFYRGPTGAHRVHCAESKVVLDSLVPGENFSYSDHFGLTSTFKIDAAAPEGEGSAGPRGHDEPMTPKTHYSATAPLLSLDAEDSHVPPSPTSAYELARAHSSGATASAIRAAVTNIKAYTREAASYGTKLTLLVPLAIVIALGLTIGSAWQPKPWIQPIFTLVAFVVGAAGATFLYIGWLWTRWERGYLDEFVSEMELELAVLHRRGED